Proteins from one Myxococcales bacterium genomic window:
- a CDS encoding prepilin-type N-terminal cleavage/methylation domain-containing protein, with amino-acid sequence MRGRSPRGFTLVELMVVVAIVAALATLAVYGVRKYVFASKAVEPIYMIGQIKTAQEAWREEFNAYYDVSTSLSSYYPDNPNNAKRHWVNTGHGDYQKWLFFGVSTPNPVQYGYVTKSGGPSDTPPAMGTTKVFNWPATGEPWFVVKAVGDLNQDSKYSMFVGSSFTQEIYAENDSE; translated from the coding sequence ATGCGTGGGCGTTCACCAAGAGGTTTCACCCTCGTCGAGCTGATGGTCGTGGTGGCCATCGTCGCGGCGCTGGCGACCCTCGCGGTGTACGGCGTGCGCAAATACGTGTTCGCGAGCAAGGCCGTCGAGCCCATCTACATGATTGGCCAGATCAAGACGGCGCAGGAGGCCTGGCGCGAGGAGTTCAACGCCTACTACGACGTGTCCACCTCGCTCAGCAGTTATTACCCGGACAACCCGAACAACGCGAAACGCCACTGGGTGAACACGGGCCACGGCGACTACCAGAAGTGGTTGTTCTTCGGGGTCTCCACGCCCAACCCCGTCCAGTACGGCTACGTCACGAAATCTGGCGGGCCGAGCGACACGCCCCCCGCCATGGGCACGACGAAGGTCTTCAACTGGCCAGCCACGGGCGAGCCGTGGTTCGTGGTCAAGGCTGTCGGTGATCTCAACCAGGACAGCAAGTACTCGATGTTCGTCGGCTCGAGTTTCACGCAGGAAATCTACGCGGAAAACGACAGCGAGTGA
- a CDS encoding type II secretion system protein, translating into MKKKLQRGFTLVELMIVVAIVGVLAALAIYGVRKYIANAKTAEARNSLGQMSKDSASAYAREGMAGAVLGLGSVANISNKLCDKASATIPASSASIKGQKYQSSPAEWSVDSAKLHTGFACLKFTMTDPQYYMYTYASNGAGDTTGWFNAVANGNLNGDGTLSTFTMAGKVQSGTAGGLEVNVAPNIQEVDPEE; encoded by the coding sequence ATGAAAAAGAAACTGCAAAGAGGCTTTACGCTCGTCGAGCTCATGATCGTCGTTGCGATCGTGGGCGTGCTCGCCGCGCTCGCAATCTACGGCGTCCGTAAGTACATCGCCAACGCCAAGACGGCAGAAGCGCGCAACTCACTGGGCCAGATGTCGAAGGACTCTGCGAGCGCGTACGCCCGTGAAGGTATGGCCGGCGCGGTCCTGGGTTTGGGCTCCGTGGCCAACATCAGCAACAAGCTGTGCGACAAGGCCTCGGCGACCATCCCAGCGTCTTCTGCCTCGATCAAGGGCCAGAAGTATCAGTCGAGCCCGGCCGAGTGGTCGGTGGATTCAGCCAAACTTCACACGGGCTTCGCCTGCCTGAAGTTCACGATGACCGACCCGCAGTACTACATGTACACCTACGCCTCGAACGGCGCGGGTGACACTACCGGTTGGTTCAACGCCGTTGCCAACGGCAACCTGAACGGCGACGGCACGCTGTCGACCTTCACCATGGCCGGCAAGGTGCAGTCCGGTACGGCCGGTGGTCTCGAAGTGAACGTCGCGCCGAACATCCAGGAAGTCGATCCGGAGGAATGA
- a CDS encoding prepilin-type N-terminal cleavage/methylation domain-containing protein, whose protein sequence is MRRVGRKTTPRRGRGFSLVELMIVVVMVGVLATVGIVMFRRWIFHSRSVEAIGMVQSIRVAQERWRAETGGYIDVSTNMTAWYPTTTPGRTLYDWQQVTGNNYAKWQLLNPTVSGPVQFAYVTKSGRPFTAMAVPVTVDKPTWPVIAATIEPWYVIQGMGDTDENGVKSYYVASSLNGELFKEHEGE, encoded by the coding sequence ATGCGGCGGGTAGGACGTAAGACCACACCGCGACGCGGCCGCGGCTTCAGCTTGGTGGAGCTGATGATTGTCGTCGTGATGGTGGGTGTATTGGCGACCGTCGGCATCGTGATGTTCCGGCGTTGGATCTTCCACTCCCGCTCGGTCGAGGCCATTGGCATGGTCCAGAGCATCCGAGTGGCCCAGGAACGCTGGCGCGCGGAGACCGGGGGATACATCGACGTTTCGACGAACATGACCGCCTGGTACCCGACCACGACGCCCGGCCGGACCCTCTACGACTGGCAACAGGTCACCGGAAATAACTACGCGAAGTGGCAGTTACTGAACCCCACTGTGTCGGGACCGGTGCAGTTCGCCTACGTGACGAAATCCGGGCGACCGTTCACCGCGATGGCGGTACCGGTGACCGTCGACAAACCCACCTGGCCGGTGATCGCCGCAACCATCGAGCCCTGGTATGTGATCCAGGGGATGGGGGATACCGACGAAAACGGCGTGAAGTCGTACTACGTCGCGTCGAGCCTGAACGGCGAGCTGTTCAAGGAACACGAGGGCGAGTGA
- a CDS encoding rhomboid family intramembrane serine protease: MPPGSSICPHCGGLNSVTEKVCFRCGQKLPGPLGRSAAGLVATALGREFPLTKLYVILCVAVFVLTALASGKLQMLGGIRVSEALKWGALFGNLGRVEPWRYLSAMFVHFGLLHLGFNMMALWDFGRATEQRLGSGRFSLAFILTGVLGFVTSDLWYAFTGAPALTAGASGGLFGLTGALIGYLYAARDPAWKQFLVRVVIYAAIFAFALSVNNAAHIGGFLSGFPLGYAFYKERQPWKRNKLFGIVSLVCVLLSVGSIALCHASGVWQDARRQELLMGRD, encoded by the coding sequence GTGCCGCCCGGCTCCAGCATCTGCCCTCACTGCGGGGGACTGAACTCCGTCACCGAGAAGGTGTGTTTTCGCTGCGGCCAGAAGCTCCCGGGACCCCTCGGTCGGAGTGCAGCAGGGCTCGTCGCGACCGCGCTCGGTCGCGAGTTCCCCCTGACCAAACTCTACGTGATCCTGTGCGTCGCGGTCTTCGTCTTGACGGCGCTGGCGAGCGGCAAGCTGCAGATGCTCGGGGGGATTCGGGTCTCGGAGGCGCTCAAGTGGGGCGCGCTGTTCGGCAACCTGGGACGCGTCGAGCCGTGGCGTTACCTGTCCGCCATGTTCGTTCACTTCGGGCTCCTGCACCTCGGGTTCAACATGATGGCGCTCTGGGACTTCGGCCGCGCGACGGAGCAGCGCCTCGGCTCCGGCCGGTTCTCCCTCGCCTTCATCCTGACCGGGGTGCTCGGCTTCGTGACCAGCGACCTCTGGTACGCCTTCACCGGAGCGCCCGCGTTGACGGCGGGAGCGAGCGGCGGACTCTTCGGTCTGACCGGCGCGCTGATCGGTTATCTGTATGCGGCGCGCGATCCGGCGTGGAAACAGTTCTTGGTGCGGGTGGTGATCTACGCCGCGATCTTCGCGTTCGCATTGTCGGTGAACAACGCGGCGCACATCGGCGGCTTCCTGAGCGGATTTCCCCTGGGTTACGCGTTCTACAAAGAGCGTCAGCCCTGGAAGCGCAACAAACTCTTCGGCATCGTCTCCCTGGTGTGTGTGTTGCTCAGCGTGGGCTCCATCGCGCTCTGCCACGCGTCCGGCGTGTGGCAGGATGCGCGCCGGCAGGAGCTCCTGATGGGCCGCGACTGA
- a CDS encoding sigma-54-dependent Fis family transcriptional regulator, with amino-acid sequence MDSLIPRPLSVLVVDDEPGIRQLLQIALRREGYNAVLAAGYRAAIEAIEKSPQPFPVVLTDLAMPDGSGFDVLAAAKRREPSTEVVLITAHSTVDNAITAMRGGAYDFVTKPFQPGEITALIQKALEKQQLSSENTRLKAQIGRSDSGVLGRSAPMRAVMELVDRIAATKTTVLITGESGTGKERVARAIHERSDRRAGPFLVVNCGALPEALMESELFGHEKGAFTGAQTRHRGLFRDAHGGTLLLDEVGELPQSLQVKLLRVLQERSVRAVGATQETAIDVRVLSATNRDIEAEVTRGVFRQDLYYRLNVIRVELPPLRERRDDIPLMAERFLKRFAAEMGKDVSGFTADALRALERYEYPGNVRELENVIERAVALAGSRSIGLGDLPAEVSGSASAPTASLLTLAPEGIQLDEVLNEAERRLLLAALEQTGGNRTAAAKLLGITFRSLRYRLSKQGFEDGSDGEPEPESGTQ; translated from the coding sequence ATGGATTCACTAATCCCGAGGCCCCTCAGCGTTCTCGTGGTGGACGACGAGCCCGGGATCCGGCAGCTGCTCCAGATCGCCCTGCGGCGAGAGGGGTACAACGCAGTTCTGGCCGCGGGGTACCGCGCCGCCATCGAGGCCATCGAAAAGAGCCCCCAGCCCTTCCCGGTCGTGCTCACCGATCTGGCCATGCCCGACGGCTCGGGCTTCGACGTGCTCGCGGCCGCCAAACGTCGGGAGCCATCGACCGAGGTCGTGCTGATCACCGCCCACTCGACGGTCGACAACGCCATCACTGCCATGCGCGGCGGCGCGTACGACTTCGTGACCAAACCCTTCCAGCCCGGGGAAATCACGGCGCTGATCCAGAAGGCGCTCGAAAAGCAGCAGCTCTCGTCGGAAAATACCCGGCTCAAGGCTCAGATCGGTCGCTCCGACAGCGGGGTGCTCGGGCGCAGTGCGCCGATGCGGGCGGTCATGGAGCTGGTCGACCGCATCGCCGCCACCAAGACCACGGTGCTCATCACGGGTGAGAGTGGGACGGGCAAGGAGCGCGTGGCCCGGGCGATCCACGAGCGCTCCGATCGGCGCGCCGGGCCGTTCCTGGTCGTCAACTGCGGCGCCCTGCCCGAGGCCCTGATGGAGAGCGAGCTGTTTGGCCACGAAAAGGGCGCGTTCACCGGTGCGCAGACCCGGCACCGCGGGCTATTCCGCGACGCGCACGGAGGCACACTCTTGCTCGATGAGGTGGGGGAGCTCCCCCAATCGCTCCAGGTCAAGCTGCTTCGCGTGCTGCAGGAGCGCAGCGTGCGCGCGGTGGGAGCAACGCAGGAGACCGCCATCGACGTGCGCGTGCTCTCGGCCACCAACCGTGACATCGAAGCCGAGGTGACTCGCGGCGTTTTCCGGCAAGACCTCTACTATCGCTTGAACGTGATCCGGGTGGAGTTGCCCCCGTTGCGCGAGCGGCGTGACGACATTCCGCTGATGGCAGAGCGGTTCTTGAAGCGCTTCGCGGCGGAGATGGGCAAGGACGTCAGCGGGTTCACGGCCGATGCGCTGCGCGCTCTCGAGCGCTATGAGTACCCGGGCAATGTTCGGGAGCTCGAGAACGTCATCGAGCGGGCGGTTGCGCTGGCCGGTTCGCGCTCCATTGGGCTGGGTGATCTGCCCGCGGAGGTGAGCGGCAGTGCCAGCGCCCCGACCGCCTCGCTCCTGACCCTCGCGCCCGAGGGGATCCAGCTCGACGAGGTCCTGAACGAGGCGGAGCGGCGCTTGCTGCTGGCCGCGCTCGAGCAAACCGGCGGCAATCGCACGGCGGCCGCCAAGCTGCTCGGGATCACGTTCCGCTCGCTCCGCTATCGGTTATCGAAGCAGGGCTTCGAGGACGGAAGTGATGGGGAGCCGGAGCCGGAGTCGGGTACGCAATAA
- a CDS encoding fused MFS/spermidine synthase, producing the protein MKPVTPRVAVFLFGSGMAALIYQTAWERMLRLVFGASTAASSAVLAIFLGGLGLGGAWLGKRAEATDRPLLLYGNLELGVAMSAAVTPFLVDIVARVYWSMGGSSALGTGVATVLRVVLAALVLGPSVVLMGGTLPAAARAVERDEDLARGKLARLYAANTAGAVLGALLGTFVLFELFGMRLSLWVAALLNALVAMLARRAGAELPRVPASEETSGAPDADGTAEPSARPTRVVYLVAAVVGFAFLGLEIVWYRMLGPILGGSSFTFGLILAVALAGIGIGSFVYTRRRETEPATLSLLAFTVALEAACVIFPFALGDGVGYFAVYTRPMASLGFAALVVTWVMVTVIVVLPAAIVAGYQFPVLFALLGTGRTQVARQVGLTYAFNTAGSIVGALLVGFVLLPRLGATGCWKLVAAVLLGLCLVLLVIEARTAAKKRLLVALPAVLSAGLAAAMLTARGPTAVSRHTPIGAGRVSLGGYDKNGLRDWSNRMQLRMLWEKDGVESSLGVATGNGITFLVSGKSDGSVFGDRGTQALLGILPALLHPEMKSAFVLGLGTGMTSGWLSSVPGMERVDVAELEPAIVEVARASAAANQKVLDQPNVHLFLGDGREFLLTNERKYDFVASEPSNPYRAGVASLFTREFYQVVARRLNPNGMFAQWVQGYEVDTETVRIVLGTLRTVFPFVEAWQTQGGDFLLLAGMQPRVYDVDELRRRVQLEPYRTILPRAGLIADAEGVLSHFLAGDALTRAIAESTSPPINTDDNNVLEYAFARQVGSGGADISVELTTLTQSRGLAKPEVRGKVDWRRVEEQRARAWLIIGSGRAPDLPYSDPTVRARADAFAAGCAGDYETAGRAWFSQRDVAPHDVVEKYVLAQVLAQNKDERALVLASELGLEGYRAEEHVVRARYLAGKRRQVEALDEVLKALVDLRTTALPLCDTAHQAVELLPHIIGGRVDLSATAARVLIESPLAVYNQDEQRLILGQRLAFVSGDSALCVQALGANLELPWWQLGFLAARAECLEKAGHPWAARARVDVAEWVSASLGNISAGLILPPPLVPTPPSEPRDDAGVIAPIVEDAAAPDADSPDAGAGFADATPADSGKDAAGARMAAPDSATRE; encoded by the coding sequence ATGAAACCCGTCACGCCAAGGGTCGCAGTCTTCCTGTTCGGCTCCGGGATGGCGGCGCTGATCTATCAGACCGCTTGGGAGCGAATGCTGCGTCTCGTGTTCGGCGCTTCGACCGCCGCCTCGTCGGCGGTGCTCGCGATCTTTCTCGGCGGCCTGGGCCTGGGCGGGGCCTGGCTCGGCAAGCGCGCCGAGGCGACCGATCGGCCGCTCCTCCTGTACGGAAACCTCGAGCTTGGCGTGGCGATGTCTGCAGCGGTGACGCCGTTCCTCGTCGACATCGTGGCCCGCGTCTACTGGTCCATGGGGGGTAGCTCCGCGCTCGGCACCGGAGTGGCCACGGTGCTCCGGGTGGTGCTGGCCGCGCTCGTGCTGGGGCCTTCGGTGGTGTTGATGGGAGGCACCCTGCCGGCGGCGGCGCGGGCGGTCGAGCGTGACGAAGATCTCGCGCGCGGCAAGCTCGCGCGGCTCTACGCTGCCAACACCGCGGGCGCGGTGCTCGGTGCGCTGCTCGGCACGTTCGTGCTGTTCGAGCTGTTCGGCATGCGACTGTCGTTGTGGGTGGCCGCGCTCTTGAACGCGCTGGTTGCGATGCTGGCGCGGCGCGCGGGCGCCGAGCTGCCGAGGGTGCCCGCGAGCGAGGAGACCAGCGGCGCGCCGGACGCCGATGGCACCGCGGAACCGTCGGCTCGTCCTACGCGCGTCGTCTACCTGGTCGCCGCGGTGGTTGGTTTTGCCTTCTTGGGCCTCGAGATCGTGTGGTACCGCATGCTGGGCCCGATCCTCGGCGGCTCGAGCTTCACGTTCGGGCTCATCCTTGCCGTGGCGCTCGCGGGCATCGGCATCGGCAGCTTCGTCTACACACGACGCCGGGAGACGGAACCCGCCACCCTCTCGCTCTTGGCGTTCACCGTGGCGCTCGAGGCCGCATGTGTGATCTTCCCGTTCGCGCTCGGGGATGGTGTCGGATATTTCGCGGTCTACACGCGGCCGATGGCGAGCCTCGGGTTCGCCGCTCTGGTCGTGACCTGGGTCATGGTCACGGTGATTGTCGTGCTGCCGGCGGCGATCGTCGCCGGCTACCAGTTCCCGGTGCTCTTTGCCCTGCTGGGCACCGGTCGCACGCAGGTGGCTCGTCAGGTGGGGTTGACCTACGCGTTCAACACCGCGGGTTCCATCGTCGGCGCGCTCCTGGTTGGGTTCGTGCTGCTCCCGCGGCTCGGCGCAACCGGATGCTGGAAGCTGGTCGCCGCTGTCTTGCTGGGTTTGTGCCTGGTCTTGTTGGTGATCGAGGCCAGGACCGCTGCCAAGAAACGCCTGTTGGTCGCGCTGCCCGCGGTCCTCTCTGCGGGACTTGCCGCAGCCATGCTCACGGCCCGGGGCCCGACCGCGGTGAGCCGACACACTCCGATCGGCGCCGGACGCGTCTCACTCGGCGGTTACGACAAGAACGGCCTGCGCGACTGGAGCAACCGCATGCAGCTGCGCATGCTCTGGGAGAAGGACGGCGTCGAGAGCAGCCTGGGTGTGGCCACCGGCAACGGCATCACCTTTCTGGTCAGCGGAAAATCGGACGGCTCCGTATTCGGGGACCGGGGCACGCAGGCATTGCTCGGGATCTTGCCGGCGCTCTTGCACCCCGAGATGAAGTCCGCGTTCGTGCTCGGGCTCGGCACGGGCATGACGTCTGGCTGGCTCTCGAGTGTACCGGGCATGGAGCGCGTCGACGTCGCGGAGCTCGAGCCGGCGATCGTCGAGGTCGCCCGGGCGTCGGCCGCGGCGAACCAGAAGGTGCTCGACCAACCGAACGTGCACCTGTTTCTCGGTGACGGGCGCGAGTTCCTGCTGACCAACGAGCGCAAGTACGATTTTGTCGCGAGTGAACCCAGCAATCCCTACCGCGCGGGCGTTGCGTCGCTCTTCACACGCGAGTTTTACCAGGTGGTGGCGCGCCGTTTGAACCCGAACGGCATGTTCGCGCAGTGGGTCCAGGGTTACGAGGTCGACACCGAGACCGTGCGCATCGTGCTCGGGACTCTCAGAACCGTCTTCCCGTTCGTCGAGGCGTGGCAGACCCAAGGCGGCGATTTCCTGTTGCTGGCGGGCATGCAGCCGCGAGTCTACGACGTCGATGAGCTGCGTCGCCGCGTTCAGCTCGAGCCCTACCGCACCATCTTGCCGCGGGCCGGACTGATCGCGGATGCCGAGGGTGTCCTGTCGCACTTCCTCGCGGGGGACGCCTTGACGCGAGCCATCGCCGAGTCGACCTCGCCGCCGATCAACACCGACGACAACAACGTGCTCGAGTATGCGTTCGCGCGTCAGGTCGGGTCGGGTGGTGCGGACATCTCCGTCGAGCTCACGACCCTCACGCAGTCGCGTGGGCTCGCGAAGCCGGAGGTGCGTGGCAAGGTGGACTGGCGTCGCGTCGAAGAGCAGCGTGCGCGCGCCTGGCTCATCATCGGCTCGGGCCGCGCGCCGGATCTGCCGTATTCCGATCCGACGGTGCGCGCGCGGGCAGACGCGTTCGCGGCCGGCTGCGCCGGAGACTACGAGACCGCCGGTCGCGCCTGGTTTTCTCAGCGGGACGTCGCGCCGCACGACGTCGTGGAAAAATACGTGCTGGCGCAGGTCCTCGCGCAGAACAAGGACGAGCGGGCGCTCGTCTTGGCCAGCGAGCTCGGTCTGGAGGGTTACCGGGCCGAGGAACACGTGGTGCGCGCTCGTTATCTGGCCGGCAAACGCCGACAGGTCGAGGCGCTCGACGAGGTGCTGAAGGCGCTCGTCGATCTGCGGACGACGGCGCTGCCCCTGTGTGACACGGCACATCAAGCCGTCGAGCTTCTGCCGCACATCATCGGAGGGCGGGTGGATCTGTCGGCGACGGCCGCTCGGGTGCTGATCGAAAGCCCGCTGGCGGTCTACAACCAGGACGAGCAGCGGCTCATTCTGGGGCAGCGACTGGCGTTCGTCTCCGGCGACTCGGCGCTGTGTGTGCAGGCGCTGGGCGCGAACCTGGAGCTACCGTGGTGGCAGCTCGGGTTCTTGGCCGCACGGGCCGAGTGCCTGGAAAAGGCCGGCCATCCGTGGGCCGCGCGGGCTCGGGTGGACGTCGCCGAGTGGGTGAGCGCGTCCCTCGGGAACATCTCGGCCGGTCTGATCTTGCCGCCGCCACTGGTCCCGACTCCTCCGAGCGAGCCCCGGGACGATGCCGGGGTGATTGCGCCGATCGTCGAGGATGCAGCGGCGCCCGATGCGGACTCGCCCGATGCCGGTGCGGGCTTCGCAGACGCGACGCCTGCGGATTCGGGCAAAGACGCCGCGGGGGCACGCATGGCCGCGCCCGACTCAGCCACCCGAGAGTGA
- a CDS encoding sulfatase-like hydrolase/transferase, translating to MALTLRDSATRGVLLVLSVAAVETFVRTVTFAAHFPDLGAAALELATRTARLLVLAPAVTGLDLALTAASRARALGEPLTRRATFTLQVLHAPAAVVRAALLYAVSTLALTKTLALDYQLRWHAGALFALGALPVWAALELGFAKLRGKSLAKRPNLAGGLLWLVLLGVAASSLTSAADAPVLGPALALVAMTLFGRGPLRVPPWRGRVLGLIASLALVGLWLDSTHAALRRFASARAPFSALALRGLQELTDFDGDGSSGPFGLDCDDLDPTRSPAFVDLPDDGSDQNCTGKDGNLQLTTATLGPTSPRAQRSDRAAPKDRPAVILLTVDGLRGDWFEDGSALPQTRRFVERCHRFTNAHANANSTGESLLSLHTGMSARHVQDGDAWRVALADPKNKLLSTPPTLASLLDGAGYSTLVVFPPFHLHNFAFLTGYARGGTLPNTGDGSFPSLSVSLERARAQMRETPTSEPLHLRIHLMDLHVPYRGGEGQSGYLRTARDMDAELLAFLQELPESALIVLTADHGEAFGEHGTTNHGHSLFEEELHVPLVLCAPPGFDLGPPRAIDTLVGLVDVLPTLMDLLGLPHAYPWHGQSLVDHLRSGRPLPRPWVFAERWSSERRTQTLLTGCQKWIEDLDAGWRARFDLCADPHETRDLGTPGSEATGQLLGSVVDTELDAIRSWRVGRTSTQ from the coding sequence TTGGCACTGACCCTGCGCGACAGCGCAACGCGCGGTGTGCTGCTCGTGCTCTCGGTCGCGGCCGTCGAGACGTTCGTCCGCACCGTCACCTTCGCCGCTCACTTCCCGGATCTCGGCGCGGCGGCGCTCGAGCTCGCCACACGTACGGCTCGGCTCTTGGTCCTGGCGCCTGCCGTCACCGGCCTCGACCTGGCGCTGACCGCGGCCAGCCGCGCGCGCGCCTTGGGTGAACCGCTCACGCGCCGCGCCACGTTCACCCTCCAGGTGCTGCATGCACCGGCTGCCGTCGTGCGAGCCGCGCTGCTCTACGCCGTCAGCACGCTCGCGCTCACGAAGACGCTGGCCCTCGACTATCAGCTGCGCTGGCACGCCGGCGCGCTGTTCGCACTCGGGGCGTTGCCAGTCTGGGCAGCTCTCGAGCTCGGCTTCGCCAAGCTGCGCGGCAAGTCGTTGGCGAAACGGCCGAACCTCGCCGGCGGCCTGCTCTGGCTGGTGTTGCTCGGCGTGGCAGCCTCGAGCCTCACGTCGGCAGCGGACGCGCCGGTCTTGGGACCGGCGCTCGCGCTGGTCGCGATGACGCTATTCGGCCGCGGCCCCCTGCGCGTCCCGCCCTGGCGAGGTCGCGTGCTCGGCCTGATCGCCAGTCTCGCGCTCGTGGGACTCTGGCTCGACTCGACCCACGCCGCGCTGCGCCGGTTTGCTTCTGCCCGCGCGCCCTTCAGCGCCCTCGCCCTGCGCGGTCTGCAGGAGCTCACGGACTTCGACGGCGACGGCAGCTCCGGGCCGTTCGGGCTCGACTGCGACGATCTCGATCCAACCCGCAGTCCCGCCTTCGTCGACCTCCCCGACGACGGCAGCGATCAAAACTGCACGGGCAAGGACGGGAACCTCCAGCTGACGACGGCGACGCTCGGCCCCACCAGCCCGCGCGCTCAGCGCTCGGACCGCGCCGCTCCGAAGGACAGACCCGCAGTGATTCTCTTGACGGTGGACGGCCTCAGAGGCGACTGGTTCGAGGACGGCTCGGCGCTGCCCCAGACCCGCCGCTTCGTCGAGCGCTGCCACCGTTTCACCAACGCCCACGCGAACGCCAACTCGACCGGGGAGTCCCTGCTCTCGCTGCACACCGGAATGAGCGCACGGCACGTGCAAGACGGCGACGCATGGCGGGTCGCGCTCGCAGATCCCAAGAACAAGTTGCTCTCGACGCCGCCGACCCTGGCCTCGTTGCTCGACGGGGCGGGCTACTCGACCCTCGTGGTCTTTCCGCCGTTTCACCTGCACAATTTCGCCTTCCTCACCGGCTACGCGCGGGGCGGAACCTTGCCCAACACCGGCGACGGTTCGTTCCCCTCCCTCTCGGTCAGCCTGGAGCGAGCCCGAGCGCAGATGCGCGAGACCCCGACCAGCGAACCGCTGCACCTCAGAATTCACCTGATGGACCTGCATGTGCCGTATCGCGGCGGCGAGGGACAGAGCGGTTACCTGCGCACCGCGCGGGACATGGATGCCGAGCTGCTCGCCTTCCTGCAAGAGCTGCCGGAAAGTGCGCTCATCGTGCTCACCGCGGACCACGGCGAGGCCTTCGGGGAGCACGGCACGACGAACCACGGGCACAGCCTGTTCGAGGAGGAGCTGCACGTGCCGCTGGTGCTGTGCGCGCCGCCCGGCTTCGACCTCGGCCCGCCACGAGCCATCGACACCCTCGTGGGCTTGGTCGACGTGCTGCCGACCCTGATGGATCTCCTGGGCCTGCCTCACGCCTATCCGTGGCACGGCCAGAGTCTGGTCGACCACCTGCGTTCAGGGCGTCCGCTGCCGCGGCCGTGGGTCTTCGCCGAGCGCTGGTCGAGCGAACGGCGCACCCAGACGCTCCTCACAGGTTGCCAGAAGTGGATCGAAGACCTCGACGCCGGTTGGCGGGCTCGCTTCGATCTGTGCGCCGATCCCCACGAGACGCGTGATCTCGGTACACCGGGCAGTGAAGCAACTGGCCAGCTGCTGGGCAGCGTCGTGGACACCGAGCTGGACGCCATCCGCTCCTGGCGAGTCGGTCGCACCTCGACGCAGTGA